The Caballeronia sp. Lep1P3 genome window below encodes:
- a CDS encoding SirB1 family protein → MTTTRILDYFSSLMADDESLPLTEAALSLAQDAYPDLDMQSVLAEIDELVLRARRRMPEDADVRQKADALNRYFFRELGFSSNLNDYYDPDNSHLNVVLRRRRGIPISLAVVYLEMAEQLGVPVRGVSFPGHFLLRVTTPGGDLMLDPTTGQTLSEAQMVEMLEPYVQRVGESIGSALRVLLQPATRREIVARMLRNLKSIYLQTERWQRLLAVQQRLVIVLPESIEEVRDRGFAYARLDYLRPALEDLERYLEDRPDAEDATVVETELRELRLRTQENGD, encoded by the coding sequence ATGACGACAACGCGTATCCTCGACTACTTTTCCTCGCTGATGGCGGACGACGAAAGTCTGCCGCTGACGGAGGCCGCCTTGTCGCTGGCGCAGGACGCGTATCCCGACCTCGACATGCAGTCGGTGCTCGCGGAAATAGACGAACTCGTGCTGCGCGCGCGCCGGCGGATGCCCGAGGATGCGGACGTTAGGCAAAAAGCCGATGCGCTCAATCGCTATTTCTTCCGCGAACTCGGCTTCTCCAGCAATCTCAACGATTACTACGACCCCGACAACAGCCACCTGAACGTGGTGCTGCGCCGTCGCCGGGGCATCCCGATTTCGCTTGCCGTCGTCTATCTGGAGATGGCCGAGCAACTCGGCGTGCCGGTGCGCGGTGTGTCGTTTCCAGGGCATTTCCTGTTGCGCGTCACGACGCCCGGCGGCGACCTGATGCTCGATCCCACCACCGGCCAGACGCTTTCCGAAGCGCAGATGGTCGAGATGCTGGAGCCGTATGTTCAGCGCGTGGGCGAATCGATCGGCAGTGCGCTGCGCGTGTTGCTGCAGCCCGCGACGCGCCGCGAGATCGTCGCGCGAATGCTGCGCAATCTCAAGAGCATCTACCTTCAGACGGAGCGCTGGCAGCGTTTGTTGGCCGTGCAGCAGCGGCTCGTGATCGTGCTGCCGGAGAGTATCGAGGAAGTGCGCGACCGCGGTTTCGCATATGCGCGGCTCGACTATCTGCGCCCGGCGCTCGAAGACCTGGAGCGTTATCTCGAAGATCGCCCGGACGCGGAAGACGCGACGGTCGTCGAAACCGAACTGCGCGAACTCAGGCTGCGCACGCAGGAAAACGGCGACTGA
- a CDS encoding 3-hydroxyacyl-CoA dehydrogenase produces the protein MEMKDNVVLITGGASGLGAASARLVAAHGGKPVLADMNEAAGEALARELSGVFVKCDVSQERDAEVAVDAATKLGTLRGLVNCAGIAPASKTVGRDGPHPLDLFSKVVAVNLIGTFNMIRLAAHAMSKNEPNAAGERGVIVNTASVAAYDGQIGQAAYAASKSGVAGMTLPIARDLARSGIRVMTIAPGIFETPMLLGMPPDVQTALGAMVPFPSRFGKPDEFAMLVKQIFDNPMLNGEVIRLDGAIRMQPK, from the coding sequence ATGGAGATGAAGGACAACGTCGTGCTGATTACCGGAGGCGCGTCGGGACTGGGCGCGGCGAGCGCGCGCCTCGTCGCGGCGCATGGCGGCAAGCCGGTGCTCGCGGACATGAACGAAGCCGCGGGTGAAGCGCTCGCGCGCGAACTGTCCGGCGTGTTCGTGAAATGCGACGTGAGCCAGGAAAGAGACGCCGAGGTCGCCGTCGATGCCGCGACGAAGCTCGGCACGCTGCGCGGTCTCGTGAACTGCGCGGGCATCGCGCCGGCGTCGAAAACGGTCGGACGCGACGGCCCGCATCCGCTCGATCTCTTCAGCAAGGTCGTCGCGGTGAATCTGATCGGCACGTTCAACATGATCCGGCTCGCGGCCCACGCAATGTCGAAGAACGAGCCGAACGCCGCCGGCGAGCGCGGCGTGATCGTGAACACGGCGTCGGTCGCGGCCTACGACGGGCAGATCGGCCAGGCGGCGTATGCGGCATCGAAAAGCGGCGTCGCGGGCATGACCCTGCCGATTGCGCGCGACCTCGCTCGAAGCGGCATCCGCGTGATGACGATCGCGCCCGGCATCTTCGAAACGCCGATGCTGCTCGGCATGCCGCCCGACGTACAGACGGCGCTCGGCGCGATGGTGCCGTTCCCGTCGCGCTTCGGCAAGCCGGATGAATTCGCGATGCTCGTTAAGCAGATTTTCGACAATCCGATGCTGAACGGCGAAGTGATCCGGCTGGACGGCGCCATTCGCATGCAGCCCAAATAA
- the adk gene encoding adenylate kinase yields MRLILLGAPGAGKGTQANFIKEKFGIPQISTGDMLRAAVKAGSPLGVEAKRYMDAGELVPDLLIINLVKERLLESDCTNGYLFDGFPRTIPQAEAMKNAGVAIDYVLEIDVPFDEIIARMSGRRVHAASGRTYHVTFNPPKNDMLDDVTGEPLIQREDDKEETVRKRLDVYEAQTKPLIAYYNDWAHSGATGGLKAPQYRRISGLGSVDEIRARVFDALK; encoded by the coding sequence ATGCGTTTGATCCTGTTGGGCGCACCCGGCGCGGGCAAGGGCACCCAGGCAAACTTCATCAAGGAGAAATTCGGCATTCCGCAAATCTCCACCGGCGACATGCTGCGTGCTGCCGTCAAGGCAGGCTCGCCGCTCGGCGTCGAGGCGAAGCGCTACATGGACGCGGGCGAACTCGTGCCGGACTTGCTCATCATCAATCTGGTGAAGGAGCGTCTGCTCGAGAGCGACTGCACAAACGGCTATCTGTTCGACGGCTTCCCGCGCACCATTCCGCAGGCGGAGGCCATGAAGAACGCGGGCGTCGCCATCGACTACGTGCTGGAAATCGACGTGCCGTTCGACGAGATCATCGCGCGCATGAGCGGGCGTCGCGTGCACGCGGCGTCGGGGCGCACGTATCACGTCACGTTCAATCCGCCGAAGAACGACATGCTGGACGACGTCACCGGCGAACCGCTGATCCAGCGCGAAGACGACAAGGAAGAGACGGTCAGGAAGCGTCTCGACGTGTACGAGGCGCAGACGAAGCCGCTCATCGCGTATTACAACGACTGGGCGCACAGCGGCGCGACCGGCGGGCTGAAGGCGCCGCAGTACCGGCGCATTTCGGGCCTCGGCAGTGTCGACGAAATCCGCGCCCGCGTATTCGATGCGCTGAAGTAA
- the kdsB gene encoding 3-deoxy-manno-octulosonate cytidylyltransferase: protein MQVPFIAVIPARLASTRLPNKPLADLGGKPMVVRVAERARESGATHVLVATDSHAVVEAVRDHGIEVMLTRGDHPTGTDRLAEVATRLNWSDETIVVNVQGDEPLIDPQLVRDVATHLAAHAECAIATAAHPIHDPADVFNPNVVKVVLDARSRALYFSRAPIPWSRDAWQPHWPDVAALGALPAVPENVLRHIGLYAYRAKFLRDFPTLAQAPIEAAEALEQLRALWHGERIAVRVTQDAPPPGVDTPADLARVQALF from the coding sequence ATGCAGGTTCCGTTCATCGCTGTCATTCCCGCGCGGCTCGCGTCCACGCGCCTGCCGAACAAGCCGCTCGCCGATCTCGGCGGCAAGCCGATGGTCGTGCGCGTCGCCGAGCGCGCGCGCGAATCGGGCGCGACTCACGTACTCGTCGCGACGGATTCTCACGCGGTCGTCGAGGCCGTGCGCGATCACGGCATCGAAGTGATGCTCACGCGCGGCGATCATCCGACCGGCACCGACCGCCTGGCCGAAGTCGCGACGCGCCTGAACTGGAGCGACGAGACGATCGTCGTCAACGTGCAGGGCGACGAGCCGCTGATCGATCCGCAACTCGTGCGCGACGTCGCCACGCATCTGGCCGCGCACGCCGAATGCGCGATCGCGACGGCCGCGCATCCGATTCACGATCCCGCCGACGTGTTCAATCCGAACGTGGTGAAGGTCGTGCTCGATGCGAGAAGCCGCGCGCTCTACTTCTCGCGCGCACCGATTCCGTGGTCGCGCGACGCGTGGCAACCGCACTGGCCCGACGTCGCCGCGCTCGGCGCGCTGCCTGCCGTGCCGGAGAACGTGCTGCGGCATATCGGGCTGTACGCGTATCGCGCGAAGTTTCTGCGCGACTTCCCGACTCTCGCGCAGGCGCCCATCGAGGCCGCCGAAGCGCTCGAACAGCTTCGCGCGCTGTGGCACGGCGAACGTATCGCCGTGCGCGTGACGCAGGACGCGCCCCCGCCCGGCGTCGACACGCCCGCCGATCTCGCGCGCGTTCAGGCGCTCTTCTGA
- a CDS encoding Trm112 family protein: MDARLLEILVCPICKGPLNYDRATQELVCNADKLAYPIRDGIPVMLVDEARQTVEGTPVEPLKPVGDA, from the coding sequence GTGGACGCACGTCTGCTTGAAATCCTCGTCTGCCCGATCTGCAAGGGCCCGCTCAACTACGATCGCGCGACGCAGGAACTCGTCTGCAACGCGGACAAGCTCGCTTATCCGATCCGCGACGGCATTCCGGTGATGCTCGTCGACGAGGCGCGCCAGACGGTCGAAGGCACGCCCGTCGAGCCGCTCAAGCCCGTCGGCGACGCCTGA
- the lpxK gene encoding tetraacyldisaccharide 4'-kinase, producing MSDFKPPIENFLAREWRRRGPVAWALSPFACIFGAIAATRRALYDVGWMKRVDVGVPVVVVGNVTVGGTGKTPTVIALVEALRAAGFQPGVVSRGYGAKVAEPTSVTPASAAAQVGDEPLLIARRTHAPVFVCPDRVAAARALLKAHPNVDVIVSDDGLQHYRLARAFELVVFDDRLGGNGFLLPAGPLREPMSRHRDATLINSPYERTLPPWPDTFALELESGDAWLLDDPHQRRPLAAFAGDKVVAAAGIGSPERFFATLRAAGIAPATRAFPDHYAYRENPFASVEADAILITEKDAVKFGAWRDARIWVVPVQAVLRPRLIALVVEKLRGRTSA from the coding sequence ATGTCTGACTTCAAGCCGCCGATCGAGAACTTTCTCGCCCGCGAATGGCGTCGGCGCGGGCCGGTCGCGTGGGCGCTTTCGCCTTTCGCGTGCATTTTCGGCGCCATCGCCGCGACGCGCCGCGCGCTCTACGACGTGGGCTGGATGAAGCGCGTCGATGTCGGCGTGCCGGTGGTCGTCGTCGGGAACGTGACCGTCGGCGGGACCGGCAAGACGCCGACCGTGATCGCGCTCGTCGAAGCGCTGCGCGCCGCCGGCTTTCAGCCGGGCGTCGTGTCGCGCGGATACGGCGCGAAGGTCGCAGAGCCGACGAGCGTCACGCCCGCGAGCGCCGCCGCGCAGGTCGGCGACGAGCCGCTTTTGATCGCGCGCCGCACGCATGCGCCGGTGTTCGTGTGCCCGGATCGCGTCGCCGCCGCGCGCGCGCTGCTGAAGGCGCATCCGAACGTGGACGTCATCGTGAGCGACGACGGCCTGCAGCACTATCGCCTCGCGCGCGCGTTCGAACTCGTCGTATTCGACGACCGGCTCGGCGGCAACGGTTTCCTGCTGCCCGCCGGACCGTTGCGCGAGCCGATGTCGCGTCATCGCGATGCCACGCTCATCAACAGTCCCTACGAACGCACGCTGCCGCCGTGGCCGGACACTTTCGCGCTGGAACTCGAATCCGGCGACGCGTGGCTGCTCGACGATCCGCACCAGCGCCGTCCACTTGCGGCGTTCGCGGGCGACAAAGTGGTGGCGGCGGCGGGCATCGGCTCGCCGGAGCGCTTTTTCGCGACGCTGCGCGCGGCGGGCATCGCGCCTGCCACGCGCGCCTTCCCCGATCACTACGCCTACCGCGAGAATCCGTTCGCCTCGGTGGAGGCCGACGCGATCCTGATCACCGAAAAGGATGCAGTAAAATTCGGGGCCTGGCGCGATGCGCGCATCTGGGTCGTTCCCGTGCAGGCCGTGCTCAGGCCTCGCCTCATCGCTCTCGTTGTGGAGAAACTCCGTGGACGCACGTCTGCTTGA
- the xseA gene encoding exodeoxyribonuclease VII large subunit encodes MTPDSLPTPEGDAVIPVSVLNRAIGTMLERSFPLVWVSGEVSNFTRAASGHWYFSIKDANAQMRCVMFRSRAQYAEFVPREGDKIEVRALVTMYEPRGELQLSVEAVRRTGQGRLYEAFLRLKAQLEAEGLFAAARKRALPTHPRGIGIVTSLQAAALRDVLTTLARRAPHVPVIVYPAPVQGAGVGAKLAAMVQAANARREVDVLIVCRGGGSIEDLWAFNEEVLARAIAASELPVVSGVGHETDFTIADFAADVRAPTPTGAAELVSPQRVLLLRELDHRHAALARAFGRTMERRAQQLDWLARRLVSPAERLARQRVHLRQLAGRLAAAGARPVRDARAHFALVRYRWERRRPDVVAQSEHLLRLAQRVQSANARRGEREKARVSELAARLQVLSPQRTLERGYAALIDTQTGRALRAPSALKPKRPLTVHLAQGSADVFLADVQPRLPDEL; translated from the coding sequence ATGACACCCGATTCCCTGCCGACGCCGGAAGGCGACGCCGTCATCCCCGTTTCCGTGCTCAACCGTGCGATCGGCACGATGCTCGAACGGTCGTTTCCACTCGTCTGGGTGTCGGGCGAAGTATCGAATTTCACGCGCGCGGCGAGCGGCCACTGGTACTTCTCGATCAAGGACGCCAACGCGCAGATGCGCTGCGTGATGTTCCGCAGCCGCGCGCAGTACGCGGAATTCGTGCCGCGCGAGGGCGACAAGATCGAAGTGCGCGCGCTCGTCACGATGTACGAGCCGCGCGGCGAACTGCAACTGAGCGTCGAGGCGGTGCGGCGCACGGGACAAGGGCGCCTGTACGAAGCGTTCCTGCGCCTCAAGGCGCAACTCGAAGCCGAAGGCCTTTTCGCTGCCGCGCGCAAGCGCGCATTGCCCACGCATCCGCGCGGCATCGGCATCGTCACGTCGCTGCAGGCCGCCGCGCTGCGCGACGTGCTGACGACGCTTGCGCGCCGCGCGCCGCATGTGCCGGTGATCGTCTATCCGGCGCCGGTGCAGGGCGCGGGCGTCGGCGCGAAGCTCGCGGCTATGGTGCAAGCCGCGAACGCGCGACGAGAAGTCGACGTGCTGATCGTGTGCCGCGGCGGCGGTTCGATCGAAGATTTGTGGGCGTTCAACGAGGAGGTGCTCGCGCGCGCGATTGCGGCGAGCGAATTGCCGGTGGTGAGCGGCGTCGGTCACGAGACGGACTTCACCATCGCCGATTTCGCCGCCGATGTCCGCGCGCCCACGCCGACCGGCGCGGCGGAACTCGTCAGCCCGCAGCGCGTGCTGCTCTTGCGCGAACTGGATCATCGGCACGCGGCGCTCGCGCGCGCGTTCGGCCGGACGATGGAGCGCCGCGCGCAGCAACTCGACTGGCTCGCGCGCAGGCTCGTGAGTCCCGCCGAGCGGCTCGCGCGTCAGCGCGTGCATCTGCGGCAACTGGCGGGCCGTCTCGCGGCGGCGGGCGCGCGTCCGGTGCGCGATGCGCGCGCCCACTTCGCGCTCGTGCGATACCGCTGGGAGCGCAGGCGTCCCGATGTCGTCGCGCAGAGCGAACATCTGCTGCGGCTCGCGCAGCGTGTACAGAGCGCGAACGCGCGTCGCGGCGAGCGCGAGAAGGCGCGCGTTTCCGAACTGGCGGCGCGTCTGCAGGTGCTCAGTCCGCAACGCACGCTCGAGCGTGGCTACGCCGCGCTCATCGACACGCAAACGGGCCGCGCGCTGCGTGCGCCGAGCGCGCTCAAGCCGAAGCGCCCACTCACGGTTCATCTCGCGCAAGGCTCCGCGGACGTCTTTCTCGCCGATGTCCAGCCGCGTCTGCCGGATGAACTCTGA
- a CDS encoding superoxide dismutase, with translation MEHTLPPLPFAKNALAPHMSEETLEFHYGKHHQTYVTKLNELIPGTEFENMPLEEIVKKSSGGVFNNAAQTWNHTFFWNSLSPNGGGAPAGALADAINAKYGSFDKFKEEFAKVAVGTFGSGWTWLVKKTDGSLDIVSTSNAATPLTTDSKPLITLDVWEHAYYIDYRNARPKFIEAFWNIANWDFASKNFGA, from the coding sequence ATGGAACATACGCTCCCGCCGCTGCCGTTCGCCAAGAACGCGCTCGCTCCGCACATGTCGGAAGAAACGCTCGAGTTTCACTATGGCAAGCACCACCAAACCTATGTGACGAAGCTCAACGAGCTGATCCCGGGCACCGAATTCGAGAACATGCCTCTCGAAGAGATCGTGAAGAAGTCGTCGGGCGGCGTGTTCAACAACGCGGCTCAGACGTGGAATCACACGTTCTTCTGGAACAGCCTGTCGCCGAACGGCGGCGGCGCTCCGGCCGGCGCACTCGCTGACGCCATCAACGCCAAGTACGGTTCCTTCGACAAGTTCAAGGAAGAATTCGCGAAGGTCGCCGTGGGCACGTTCGGTTCGGGCTGGACGTGGCTCGTGAAGAAGACCGACGGCTCGCTCGACATCGTGTCGACGAGCAACGCCGCGACGCCGCTCACGACCGACAGCAAGCCGCTCATCACGCTCGACGTGTGGGAGCACGCTTACTACATCGACTATCGCAATGCGCGTCCGAAGTTCATCGAGGCTTTCTGGAACATCGCCAACTGGGATTTCGCTTCGAAGAATTTCGGTGCCTGA